The Hymenobacter sp. GOD-10R genome includes a window with the following:
- a CDS encoding glycoside hydrolase family 53 protein: MKVARTPKPKKKIGKMLGADISFLPQLEARGVTFSDKGRPKDAIEILKDHGINYIRLRIFNNPAADSGYSPQKGFCDLAHTQQMAKRIKKAGLKFLLDFHYSDTWADPQKQFKPEAWKDLHGTQLTQAVHDYTRDVLLSLKAQGTSPDMVQVGNEINHGMLWPDGDIHSADSVARLDNLAELLKAGVAAVRETTPNSLVMLHIALGGQNEQSVYWLDNMRKRGVTFDVIGESYYPQWHRTIPDLQRNLTDLAKRYPQDVVVVEYSARKREVNDVAFNLPDGKGLGTFIWEPLNTWEQIFDKQGRSNDLLMIYDEVSKKFKIN; encoded by the coding sequence ATGAAAGTAGCACGTACGCCGAAGCCCAAGAAGAAAATAGGCAAGATGCTTGGGGCCGATATTTCCTTTCTGCCGCAACTGGAAGCGCGGGGAGTAACATTCTCCGATAAGGGCCGGCCAAAAGACGCCATTGAGATTCTCAAAGACCACGGCATCAATTATATCCGGCTACGAATCTTCAACAACCCAGCAGCCGACAGCGGCTACTCACCTCAGAAAGGCTTCTGCGACTTGGCCCATACCCAGCAGATGGCAAAGCGCATCAAGAAGGCGGGCTTGAAATTCCTGCTAGATTTTCACTACAGCGACACCTGGGCCGACCCGCAGAAGCAGTTCAAGCCTGAAGCGTGGAAAGACCTGCACGGCACCCAACTCACCCAGGCCGTGCACGACTATACCCGCGACGTGCTGCTGTCCCTAAAAGCCCAAGGCACCTCGCCTGATATGGTACAGGTGGGCAACGAAATCAACCATGGGATGCTTTGGCCCGATGGCGACATTCACAGTGCCGACAGCGTAGCCCGGCTCGATAACCTAGCTGAGTTGCTGAAAGCAGGCGTGGCAGCCGTGCGCGAAACCACGCCTAACAGCCTCGTGATGCTACACATTGCCCTAGGTGGCCAGAACGAACAGTCGGTGTATTGGCTCGACAACATGCGAAAGCGCGGCGTGACGTTCGACGTCATCGGCGAATCGTATTACCCGCAGTGGCACCGCACCATCCCCGACTTGCAACGCAACCTAACGGACCTAGCCAAACGCTACCCCCAAGACGTGGTGGTAGTCGAATACTCAGCGCGCAAGCGCGAGGTGAACGATGTGGCCTTTAACCTCCCCGACGGCAAAGGCCTAGGCACTTTCATTTGGGAGCCGTTGAACACCTGGGAACAGATTTTCGACAAGCAAGGCAGATCCAATGACCTCCTCATGATTTATGATGAGGTAAGTAAAAAGTTTAAGATCAACTAG